One stretch of Corynebacterium imitans DNA includes these proteins:
- a CDS encoding ATP-binding protein: MHQDLEQRGQYLTVEVFSDRVEVTNPGTPLVDPQRFIDSASTTRNPCLGEALRLAHFVEQRGSGWDKIVASLEAEHFPPALIRSNGTTTVTLSAYRPFKLMTTDEKIEAVYQHACLGFLDNRAVTNASVRSRFGLRDTQTAQATRLINATVDEGLIRLYDPNAGARNRRYVPFWAE, encoded by the coding sequence ATGCACCAGGACCTGGAGCAGCGCGGTCAATACTTAACCGTTGAAGTTTTCAGTGATCGTGTCGAAGTGACCAACCCTGGAACCCCGTTGGTCGATCCCCAGCGTTTTATTGATTCGGCTTCTACAACTCGCAATCCATGCCTCGGCGAAGCGCTTCGCCTGGCACACTTCGTCGAGCAACGTGGAAGCGGTTGGGACAAGATCGTTGCATCGCTGGAGGCAGAGCACTTTCCGCCGGCGCTCATTCGATCAAATGGCACAACCACCGTCACGCTGAGTGCCTACCGCCCGTTCAAGCTGATGACTACAGATGAAAAGATCGAAGCTGTCTACCAGCATGCGTGTCTTGGGTTTCTGGATAATCGCGCCGTCACGAATGCATCGGTGCGAAGTCGCTTCGGTCTCAGGGATACGCAGACAGCCCAGGCGACCCGTCTCATTAACGCCACGGTGGATGAAGGCCTCATCCGGCTCTACGACCCGAATGCCGGAGCTCGCAACCGCCGCTATGTCCCTTTCTGGGCCGAGTAG